The DNA window CGAGGATAAACACGATGTTGGGTGGTACAGCCGAGGCAGCCGTCGCGCTCGACGACTTGCCTATGGCGACGCCGACGGTAACCGCGATCGCGATGAGAATGGCTCGAACGCGCATGCAGAATCTCCTTAGGAGGATGCCTTGTTATTGGACGCTGACTAATGAGCAATCTTGTTATCGGCGACGTGACACTGGTCGGACGATGCTCTAAGCAATGGCGGCAAAGCGGCAATTCTTGGGAATTGTTGTGCGTTTCTCCCTAACGTGCGAGAGAAATTCGAAAATTCTGTGTATACTGCTGTCGCACGTCGGTGGGATGGTGCGTTTCAAGCGTAGAGTTGATCAGTCAAATATGGGGAGAGAGAGGTTGCCGCCGGGGTGGGCGGCGATTGAGGAGTAGATTTGATGAACGGTTATCAAGGTAATCGCGACGATTATCGAGGCCGACCCCCGCGTCCGCGCCCGGCACAAGGTGGATCATCCGGGTATTCGGACGGCCCGAGGTATTCCGGTGGCGGTTCCTCTTATTCAGGTGGCGGCTCGTCGTATTCCGGAGGAGGTTCCTCCCGGTACCCATCCCGCCCCTCGCGTGGCTCGCATGGACGGCCGCCCCCCCGACCCAAAGCTCCGCCAAAACCCGCCGGCCCGGCGGTGTTCAAGCCGCTGGTCCCTGCGTCTCGCGGCGAATGGAAGCGGATGTACACGGGCACCATCAAGCGCCTGAGCCGGCAGCTGGGCCGGCACGCTCACGACTTGGCCGACATGAGCGAGGATTCCCTCATCGCAGCCGCCGACGCGATGCCCTCATCCCCTTCGCGGAGCCGGGGCGTCGCCCTGCAGTTGATCCGTAAGCTGTCGAGACTGCGCGGCCAGAAGCCTACGGTCAAACGGTAGGCGCCGACGGTGTTTTCCGGCGGTCACAGAATCGCGTTCAAGGGCAGCGAACTCCGCTGCCCTTTTTCCATTGGGCGAACGAAAGGTGACGAGGGTCGTTCATCCGCCCGTCATGCGTTACGATCGGGCCGAACCCGATGAATCAACTCCCGCGGATCACCTTCGTTACCCCCAGCTACCAGCAGGCGAAATACCTGGAGCGTACGATAAGAAGCGTCCTTGATCAGGGGTACCCGAATCTCGAGTACTTCGTTCTGGATGGCGGCTCGAACGATGGTTCCGTTGAGATCATCAAGAAGTACGCCGATCGTATTCAGTTCTGGACAAGTGAGAAGGACGGGGGGCAATCGGCCGCGATCAATCGCGGGCTGCGCATGGCAACTGGCGAGATCGTCGGCTGGCTCAACAGTGACGACACCTTGGCACCGGGCGCCCTCCATAGGATTGGACGTTTCTATGCACGTCATCCGAATGCAGATCTGATCTACGGGCACACCTGCACAATTGATGTCGACGACCGCGTAATCCGGCCGCTTGTCGCGGTCCCGACCAACGCGAAGGAGCTTATTCGATATACGCACGATCTCTGGTCGCAGCCGGGTACATCCTGGCGACGAAATCTGCACGACAGGCTCGGCTATCTCGATGAATCTCTGCAGTGCATGATGGACGGAG is part of the Humisphaera borealis genome and encodes:
- a CDS encoding glycosyltransferase family 2 protein; the protein is MNQLPRITFVTPSYQQAKYLERTIRSVLDQGYPNLEYFVLDGGSNDGSVEIIKKYADRIQFWTSEKDGGQSAAINRGLRMATGEIVGWLNSDDTLAPGALHRIGRFYARHPNADLIYGHTCTIDVDDRVIRPLVAVPTNAKELIRYTHDLWSQPGTSWRRNLHDRLGYLDESLQCMMDGDWWIRVARTSQIRLLPVHLGNLRIHGESKTSSASLRARWDAEQEILDQRYGYMLRGGLERRWFYARRLARILRSPRSLLYRLRRTL